The Medicago truncatula cultivar Jemalong A17 chromosome 4, MtrunA17r5.0-ANR, whole genome shotgun sequence genome includes a region encoding these proteins:
- the LOC11417893 gene encoding 30S ribosomal protein S31, chloroplastic, protein MAMASSLLLASPSPLSLQLHASSSHLSFSQSQSLHSPLITSSFPTLSSTLSLSPTPSVYCGRGDRKTAKGKRFSHSFGNARPRNKNKGTGPPRIYAPPDATKKEKLEDKEVIEIEINESLFPS, encoded by the exons ATGGCCATGGCATCATCACTGCTTCTAGCATCACCTTCTCCACTCTCTCTTCAACTCCACGCTTCCTCTTCTCACCTTTCCTTCTCTCAATCCCAATCTCTTCACTCACCACTCATCACTTCATCATTCCCTACCCTCTCTTCAACCTTGTCTCTTTCACCAACCCCTTCTG TGTATTGTGGCAGAGGTGATAGGAAAACTGCCAAGGGCAAACGGTTCAGCCATTCGTTTGGAAAT GCAAGGCCGAGGAACAAGAACAAGGGTACAGGACCACCAAGGATTTATGCTCCACCAGATGCTACCAAGAAAGAGAAGCTTGAAGATAAGGAAGTGATTGAGATTGAAATTAATGAATCCCTTTTTCCTAGTTAG
- the LOC11422472 gene encoding uncharacterized protein isoform X1, with amino-acid sequence MKPFTSFSSKPIVHKLGSLSPSISFHVSDRPFSCFTLHSRNEQKSSIFCLLKLVQNKGVCPLHVVPSEHQEVDLEPVESQVQQSEQTNDSKFVRVEFQLLKDCDFGEQFLIVGDDPKLGLWNPLDALPLTWSDGHIWTVELDMPAGKSILYKFILKGKEGDIIWQPGLDRVIQTWETMNRIIVLEDWENAELQKIIEEDTLSQTNEEPPVLPEVSTSTDIVSGIEETQIDTLEKLIDEPVLQQIIDDHDSNSSSIENPMSMFAENIGSSEDLTESKSQTTYKANVVQKSEESADGFQNDDIKHELGYNGNPAALKNKKGTIVEGSLIDFEGGPVLVPGLIPLTEEAGPSEVVEEEKTAVEPSIESFETQDQNIPELSKEQVSNDETAQEISSTSNDETAQEISSTINDELNFHEEQFYLASTMEEGSNSEPIHGNALQNDIQWGFETLSKDQESDDDTPQEIITNTTINDELNSHEEQFHLASTMEEESNSEPTHGNALRNDIEWGRETVKKFLTKFGLL; translated from the exons ATGAAACCCTTCACAAGTTTTAGTTCTAAACCTATAGTTCATAAGCTAGGATCTTTGTCTCCTAGTATTTCTTTTCATGTTTCTGATAGACCCTTTTCTTGTTTCACTCTTCACTCTAGAAATGAACAAAAAAGTTCCATTTTTTGTCTCTTGAAACTTGTCCAAAACAAGGGTGTTTGCCCTTTGCATGTTGTGCCATCAGAACACCAG GAGGTAGATTTGGAACCTGTTGAGTCTCAAGTTCAACAAAGTGAACAAACAA ACGACTCAAAGTTCGTTCGTGTTGAGTTTCAGCTACTAAAAGATTGCGACTTTGGGGAACAGTTTCTAATAGTTGGAGATGATCCTAAGCTTGGTTTATGGAACCCTTTAGATGCATTACCATTGACATGGTCTGATGGCCATATATGGACTGTTGAGCTG GATATGCCAGCCGGAAAATCAATCCTATACAAGTTTATACTTAAAGGAAAAGAAGGTGATATTATTTGGCAACCGGGGTTGGATCGAGTAATCCAAACATGGGAAACTATGAACAGAATAATTGTTCTTGAGGATTGGGAGAATGCAGAACTTCAGAAAATAATAGAGGAAGATACACTTTCTCAAACAAATGAAGAACCTCCGGTTCTACCAGAAGTGTCAACTTCTACTGATATTGTATCCGGCATTGAAGAAACACAAATTGACACTTTGGAGAAACTGATTGATGAACCAGTCCTGCAACAAATCATTGATGATCATGACAGTAATTCTTCATCAATAGAGAATCCAATGTCTATGTTTGCAGAAAATATAGGTTCCTCGGAGGATCTCACAGAAAGTAAAAGTCAAACAACGTATAAAGCGAATGTTGTTCAAAAGAGTGAAGAATCTGCAGATGGTTTTCAAAATGATGATATAAAACATGAACTTGGATACAATGGAAATCCTGCAGcgttaaagaataaaaaagggACGATTGTTGAGGGAAGCTTAATCGATTTTGAAGGAGGTCCTGTTCTTGTACCTGGCCTAATACCGTTGACTGAAGAAGCTGGTCCAAGTGAAgttgttgaagaagaaaagacCGCGGTAGAGCCTTCAATTGAATCTTTTGAAACTCAGGACCAGAATATACCAGAG TTAAGTAAGGAGCAAGTATCAAATGATGAAACTGCACAAGAGATAAGTTCAACATCAAATGATGAAACTGCACAAGAGATAAGTTCAACAATCAATGATGAGCTGAATTTCCACGAAGAGCAGTTTTATTTGGCATCAACAATGGAAGAAGGGTCAAACTCAGAGCCAATTCATGGTAATGCCTTGCAAAATGACATCCAGTGGGGCTTCGAAACG TTGAGTAAGGATCAAGAATCAGATGATGACACACCACAAGAGATAATTACAAATACAACAATCAATGATGAACTGAATTCACATGAAGAGCAGTTTCATTTGGCATCAACAATGGAAGAAGAATCTAACTCAGAGCCAACTCATGGTAATGCCTTGCGAAATGACATCGAATGGGGCCGCGAAACGGTAAAGAAGTTTCTAACAAAATTTGGATTGCTTTGA
- the LOC11422472 gene encoding uncharacterized protein isoform X2, giving the protein MKPFTSFSSKPIVHKLGSLSPSISFHVSDRPFSCFTLHSRNEQKSSIFCLLKLVQNKGVCPLHVVPSEHQEVDLEPVESQVQQSEQTNDSKFVRVEFQLLKDCDFGEQFLIVGDDPKLGLWNPLDALPLTWSDGHIWTVELDMPAGKSILYKFILKGKEGDIIWQPGLDRVIQTWETMNRIIVLEDWENAELQKIIEEDTLSQTNEEPPVLPEVSTSTDIVSGIEETQIDTLEKLIDEPVLQQIIDDHDSNSSSIENPMSMFAENIGSSEDLTESKSQTTYKANVVQKSEESADGFQNDDIKHELGYNGNPAALKNKKGTIVEGSLIDFEGGPVLVPGLIPLTEEAGPSEVVEEEKTAVEPSIESFETQDQNIPELSKEQVSNDETAQEISSTSNDETAQEISSTINDELNFHEEQFYLASTMEEGSNSEPIHGNALQNDIQWGFETVKKFLTKFRLF; this is encoded by the exons ATGAAACCCTTCACAAGTTTTAGTTCTAAACCTATAGTTCATAAGCTAGGATCTTTGTCTCCTAGTATTTCTTTTCATGTTTCTGATAGACCCTTTTCTTGTTTCACTCTTCACTCTAGAAATGAACAAAAAAGTTCCATTTTTTGTCTCTTGAAACTTGTCCAAAACAAGGGTGTTTGCCCTTTGCATGTTGTGCCATCAGAACACCAG GAGGTAGATTTGGAACCTGTTGAGTCTCAAGTTCAACAAAGTGAACAAACAA ACGACTCAAAGTTCGTTCGTGTTGAGTTTCAGCTACTAAAAGATTGCGACTTTGGGGAACAGTTTCTAATAGTTGGAGATGATCCTAAGCTTGGTTTATGGAACCCTTTAGATGCATTACCATTGACATGGTCTGATGGCCATATATGGACTGTTGAGCTG GATATGCCAGCCGGAAAATCAATCCTATACAAGTTTATACTTAAAGGAAAAGAAGGTGATATTATTTGGCAACCGGGGTTGGATCGAGTAATCCAAACATGGGAAACTATGAACAGAATAATTGTTCTTGAGGATTGGGAGAATGCAGAACTTCAGAAAATAATAGAGGAAGATACACTTTCTCAAACAAATGAAGAACCTCCGGTTCTACCAGAAGTGTCAACTTCTACTGATATTGTATCCGGCATTGAAGAAACACAAATTGACACTTTGGAGAAACTGATTGATGAACCAGTCCTGCAACAAATCATTGATGATCATGACAGTAATTCTTCATCAATAGAGAATCCAATGTCTATGTTTGCAGAAAATATAGGTTCCTCGGAGGATCTCACAGAAAGTAAAAGTCAAACAACGTATAAAGCGAATGTTGTTCAAAAGAGTGAAGAATCTGCAGATGGTTTTCAAAATGATGATATAAAACATGAACTTGGATACAATGGAAATCCTGCAGcgttaaagaataaaaaagggACGATTGTTGAGGGAAGCTTAATCGATTTTGAAGGAGGTCCTGTTCTTGTACCTGGCCTAATACCGTTGACTGAAGAAGCTGGTCCAAGTGAAgttgttgaagaagaaaagacCGCGGTAGAGCCTTCAATTGAATCTTTTGAAACTCAGGACCAGAATATACCAGAG TTAAGTAAGGAGCAAGTATCAAATGATGAAACTGCACAAGAGATAAGTTCAACATCAAATGATGAAACTGCACAAGAGATAAGTTCAACAATCAATGATGAGCTGAATTTCCACGAAGAGCAGTTTTATTTGGCATCAACAATGGAAGAAGGGTCAAACTCAGAGCCAATTCATGGTAATGCCTTGCAAAATGACATCCAGTGGGGCTTCGAAACGGTAAAGAAGTTTCTAACAAAATTTAGATTGTTTTGA
- the LOC11422473 gene encoding chlorophyll a-b binding protein CP29.1, chloroplastic, whose translation MAAATATAAATSSFIGTRLREVQSNSGRIQARFGFGKKKAAPKKPSRSSPSTDRPLWFPGAKSPEWLDGSLVGDYGFDPFGLGKPAEYLQFDLDSLDQNLAKNLAGDVIGTRTEFADVKSTPFQPYSEVFGLQRFRECELIHGRWAMLATLGALTVEWLTGVTWQDAGKVELVEGSTYLGQPLPFSITTLIWIEVLVIGYIEFQRNAELDSEKRLYPGGKFFDPLGLASDPEKKATLQLAEIKHARLAMVAFLGFAVQAAATGKGPLNNWATHLSDPLHTTIIDTFSSS comes from the exons ATGGCCGCCGCAACCGCCACCGCTGCAGCCACTTCTTCCTTCATCGGCACCCGCCTCCGCGAAGTTCAATCCAACTCGGGTAGGATCCAAGCCCGATTTGGCTTCGGAAAGAAGAAAGCCGCACCAAAGAAACCATCCAGATCAAGTCCAA GTACTGATCGTCCATTATGGTTCCCCGGAGCAAAGTCACCGGAGTGGCTAGACGGAAGTTTGGTCGGAGATTACGGATTTGATCCATTTGGTTTGGGGAAACCAGCAGAATATTTGCAATTTGATCTCGACTCGCTTGATCAGAATTTGGCAAAGAATCTTGCTGGAGATGTGATCGGAACCAGGACGGAGTTTGCTGATGTGAAATCGACTCCATTTCAGCCTTACAGTGAGGTTTTTGGACTTCAAAGGTTTAGAGAATGTGAGTTGATTCATGGTAGGTGGGCTATGCTTGCTACTCTTGGTGCTCTTACTGTTGAGTGGCTTACTGGTGTTACATGGCAAGATGCTGGAAAG GTTGAGCTAGTAGAAGGATCAACATATCTTGGACAACCACTTCCATTCTCAATCACAACACTAATCTGGATCGAAGTTCTAGTAATTGGCTACATTGAATTCCAGAGAAATGCTGAGCTTGATTCAGAAAAGAGACTATACCCAGGTGGAAAATTCTTTGACCCACTTGGTTTAGCATCTGATCCAGAAAAGAAAGCAACACTTCAATTGGCAGAAATCAAACATGCTCGTCTTGCTATGGTTGCTTTCCTTGGTTTTGCTGTTCAAGCTGCAGCTACTGGTAAAGGACCACTTAACAACTGGGCTACTCATTTGAGTGATCCTCTTCACACTACCATCATTGATACCTTTTCTTCCTCTTAG